One genomic segment of Tursiops truncatus isolate mTurTru1 chromosome 11, mTurTru1.mat.Y, whole genome shotgun sequence includes these proteins:
- the LOC141275662 gene encoding protein HP-25 homolog 2-like, with product MGEITIQCSKCYNQRKVNDPLPALSQPIVFKEALHNDQDRFNLTTGVFICTVPGVYHFGFDIELFQHAMKLGLMKNGTQVLEKEAQDKDNYRHVSGNVSLQLTMGDRVWLESKLDTAESEKGLTESMFFGYLLYGNYTG from the exons ATGGGAGAGATTACTATTCAGTGTAGCAAATGCTACAATCAAA GGAAGGTGAATGATCCCCTCCCAGCCCTCTCCCAGCCCATTGTCTTCAAGGAAGCCCTGCATAACGACCAGGACCGCTTCAATCTTACCACGGGAGTGTTCATCTGCACCGTCCCAGGCGTGTACCACTTTGGTTTTGACATTGAGCTGTTCCAGCATGCTATGAAGTTAGGGCTCATGAAGAATGGCACCCAAGTCCTGGAGAAGGAAGCCCAGGACAAGGACAATTATAGGCATGTTTCTGGAAATGTCAGCTTGCAGCTGACGATGGGAGACAGAGTCTGGCTGGAATCCAAGCTAGACACAGCAGAGAGTGAGAAAGGACTGACTGAAAGTATGTTCTTTGGGTATTTGCTCTATGGAAATTATACTGGCTAA